A single window of Sphingobacteriales bacterium DNA harbors:
- the bshA gene encoding N-acetyl-alpha-D-glucosaminyl L-malate synthase BshA — translation MNIGIVCYPTYGGSGVVATELGKALANNGHQVHFIAYREPARLLDTFNANIFYHEVSLADYPLFDYAPYETALASKLVDVAINAKLDLFHVHYAIPHASAAYMAKQILLTKKILVPVITTLHGTDITLVGKDPTYEPVVTYSINNSCGVTAVSESLKQDTLAHFKIEKDIVVIPNFIDFSRFKKTNKEHFKKAIAPNGEKIIVHTSNFRKVKRIEDVVYVFQKIQEKVPSKLLMIGDGPERQHAEVLTKMLQINDNVRFLGKQDAIEELLAIADIFLMPSESESFGLAALEAMACEVPVISSNAGGIPEVNINNQTGFTLDIGDINGMAERSLELLEDNEKLQIFRKNAYEQAKQFDIQLIVPLYESYYQKILEKVKVDYSCHL, via the coding sequence ATGAATATTGGAATTGTTTGTTATCCTACATATGGTGGAAGTGGCGTAGTTGCAACAGAATTAGGCAAAGCATTAGCAAACAATGGTCATCAAGTACATTTTATTGCATACAGAGAACCAGCAAGACTTTTGGATACTTTTAATGCAAATATATTTTATCACGAAGTTAGTTTAGCTGATTATCCATTATTTGATTATGCACCATATGAAACTGCATTAGCTAGTAAATTAGTAGATGTTGCTATCAATGCAAAATTAGACTTATTTCATGTGCATTATGCAATTCCACATGCATCTGCTGCGTATATGGCAAAGCAAATTCTATTGACAAAAAAAATATTAGTTCCAGTAATTACAACATTACATGGTACAGATATTACTTTAGTTGGAAAAGACCCAACATATGAGCCAGTAGTTACTTATTCAATTAATAATTCTTGTGGCGTAACTGCTGTTTCTGAAAGCCTGAAACAAGATACTTTAGCACATTTTAAAATTGAAAAAGATATTGTAGTAATTCCAAACTTTATTGATTTCTCAAGATTTAAAAAAACAAATAAAGAGCATTTTAAAAAAGCAATTGCACCAAATGGTGAAAAAATTATAGTACATACCTCAAACTTTAGAAAAGTAAAAAGAATTGAAGATGTAGTGTATGTATTTCAAAAAATTCAAGAAAAAGTACCTTCAAAATTATTAATGATTGGTGATGGTCCTGAAAGACAACATGCGGAAGTTCTTACTAAAATGCTACAAATCAATGACAATGTTCGTTTTCTTGGGAAACAGGATGCAATTGAAGAGCTGCTTGCTATTGCTGATATATTTTTGATGCCATCAGAAAGTGAAAGTTTTGGATTAGCTGCACTTGAAGCGATGGCATGTGAAGTGCCTGTAATTTCTTCAAACGCAGGTGGTATTCCTGAAGTAAATATTAACAATCAAACTGGATTTACACTTGACATTGGTGATATTAATGGGATGGCAGAAAGAAGTTTAGAACTATTAGAAGATAATGAAAAGCTACAAATCTTTAGGAAAAATGCTTATGAACAAGCAAAGCAATTTGACATCCAATTAATTGTTCCATTGTACGAATCATATTATCAAAAAATATTAGAAAAGGTAAAAGTAGATTACTCTTGCCATTTATAA
- a CDS encoding acetyl-CoA C-acyltransferase translates to MKEVFIVSMARTPIGSLGGVLSSINVIELGKIAVQAAIQRANIDGNMVDEVILGNVLQANVGQAPAQQASIAAGINTKTPCTTINKVCASGMKAIMLGAQSIQLEDNDVVVVGGMESMSNAPHYLPSGRNGIRYGNGEILDAIVRDGLQDPYKKYMMGNAGEVCAKHYHFTREDQDNYAIASYERAIEAYKNNAFKDEIVPVEIASKKGNIVIAEDEEYKKFDKEKVGALRPAFEKEGTITAINASKINDGASAMVLMSGEKVKELGLKPLAKIISFADASQEPEWFTTTPSKAIPKALHKANISIDDVDFFEINEAFSVVALANMKELNISHDKINVYGGAVALGHPIGNSGCRIVCTLISILQQKDGKLGVAAICNGGGGASAILIEKC, encoded by the coding sequence ATGAAAGAAGTATTTATAGTATCTATGGCAAGAACACCAATTGGAAGTTTAGGTGGTGTTTTGTCATCTATCAATGTAATTGAATTAGGAAAAATTGCTGTACAAGCTGCCATTCAAAGAGCAAATATTGATGGCAATATGGTAGATGAAGTAATCTTGGGTAATGTATTGCAAGCAAATGTAGGACAAGCTCCAGCTCAACAAGCATCTATTGCTGCTGGCATAAATACAAAAACACCATGTACAACCATTAATAAAGTATGTGCATCTGGAATGAAAGCAATTATGCTTGGTGCACAATCTATACAACTTGAAGACAATGATGTTGTGGTTGTTGGTGGTATGGAAAGTATGAGTAATGCTCCACATTATTTGCCAAGTGGAAGAAATGGAATAAGATATGGTAATGGTGAAATTTTAGATGCCATTGTACGTGATGGTTTGCAAGATCCATACAAAAAATATATGATGGGTAATGCTGGTGAAGTTTGTGCCAAACATTATCATTTCACTAGAGAAGACCAAGATAATTATGCAATAGCATCTTATGAAAGAGCAATTGAAGCCTATAAAAATAATGCATTTAAAGATGAGATAGTTCCTGTAGAAATAGCATCAAAAAAAGGAAATATTGTAATTGCTGAAGACGAAGAATATAAAAAATTTGACAAAGAAAAAGTGGGTGCACTTAGACCAGCATTTGAAAAAGAAGGCACAATTACAGCAATCAATGCATCTAAAATAAATGATGGCGCAAGTGCAATGGTATTAATGAGTGGAGAGAAAGTTAAAGAATTAGGATTAAAACCATTGGCAAAAATAATATCATTTGCTGATGCATCTCAAGAACCAGAATGGTTTACAACAACACCGTCAAAAGCAATTCCCAAAGCGCTACACAAAGCAAATATTTCTATTGATGATGTAGATTTCTTTGAAATCAATGAGGCGTTTTCTGTAGTGGCACTAGCTAATATGAAAGAATTAAACATTAGTCATGACAAAATAAATGTGTATGGTGGTGCTGTTGCGTTAGGACATCCAATTGGCAACTCTGGTTGTAGAATTGTATGTACACTAATATCTATTTTACAACAAAAAGATGGAAAACTTGGTGTGGCTGCAATATGTAATGGTGGTGGTGGTGCAAGTGCCATTCTGATTGAAAAATGTTAG
- a CDS encoding O-methyltransferase, with the protein MNIVPKDIEQYIQMYSSKEQDVLSELNRFTNANVLLPQMLSGQVQGIFLQMISSLVKPKYVLEIGTYTGYATICLASGLQQDGQLFTIDCNEELADNCNQYFEKANLQDKITMIVGNAIDEIQKLDYKFDIVFIDADKQNYSKYYDLVIDKLNTNGIILADNVLWSGKITQDNKDKDTLALHQFNEKVANDKRVENVILSIRDGINFIRKTNNI; encoded by the coding sequence ATGAATATAGTACCTAAAGATATAGAACAATATATCCAAATGTATTCTTCAAAAGAACAGGATGTATTATCAGAATTAAATAGATTTACAAATGCAAATGTATTACTGCCACAGATGCTTTCTGGGCAAGTGCAAGGCATTTTTTTGCAAATGATATCATCATTAGTAAAACCTAAATATGTATTAGAAATTGGCACATACACAGGCTATGCTACCATTTGTTTAGCATCAGGATTGCAACAGGATGGACAGTTATTTACGATAGATTGCAATGAAGAATTGGCAGATAATTGCAATCAATATTTTGAAAAAGCAAACTTGCAAGATAAGATTACCATGATAGTTGGTAATGCCATTGATGAAATACAAAAACTAGATTATAAGTTTGATATTGTATTTATTGATGCGGATAAACAAAATTATTCCAAATATTACGACTTAGTCATCGATAAGCTAAATACAAATGGCATCATTTTAGCTGATAATGTTTTGTGGAGTGGAAAAATTACGCAAGATAATAAAGACAAAGATACATTGGCATTGCATCAATTTAATGAGAAAGTGGCAAATGACAAACGTGTAGAAAATGTAATTTTATCTATTAGAGATGGAATAAATTTTATAAGAAAAACTAATAATATTTAA
- a CDS encoding MFS transporter yields the protein MDSLDSLILDNDELPHRRRNEFLIVLLLSFITYICTVDSMLMMPLMNIVMDTYQIGAKTSTIIISIYSFTAFIAGILSSGFMDLYDRKKLLLITFIGFTIGTGLCSYGTTFYLMIIYRGFTGIFGGIIGGVAMSIISDLIPFQRRATAISIISLSFAMAAITGIPFGIYLSQNFNLFLPFKILTIISILTIFAIIVWIPPVKKHLQEKRKKKFSLKHITQVFLDNNQLLSLILAFLLVFSHQVVIVFVVPYFENNIGFSQKWIPVMYLIGGIVTVITSPIIGKMSDKIGNKTTFIILLFLSFIPIILTTHIQKATIPIVIMICATFFIFAAGRMIPAYTIMSGAMTKEMRGAFMSTRSAFLELGTFVATTISGFIVTIDKTTGIVSNYKTVGYISVMAGLICLLIVLRIRIVCKD from the coding sequence ATGGATAGTTTAGATAGTCTGATTTTAGATAACGACGAATTGCCACATCGAAGACGAAATGAATTTTTAATCGTTTTGTTACTTTCATTTATTACATATATATGTACTGTCGATTCTATGCTCATGATGCCATTGATGAATATTGTGATGGATACTTATCAGATTGGTGCAAAAACATCTACAATCATTATTTCTATATATTCTTTTACAGCATTTATAGCTGGTATTTTGTCTTCTGGCTTTATGGATTTGTATGATAGAAAAAAATTATTACTCATAACTTTTATTGGTTTTACAATTGGCACTGGACTTTGTTCTTATGGAACAACATTCTATTTAATGATAATTTACAGAGGTTTTACAGGAATTTTTGGAGGCATTATTGGTGGTGTTGCTATGTCTATTATTAGTGATTTAATTCCATTTCAACGAAGAGCAACAGCAATCAGTATTATTTCACTTTCATTTGCAATGGCAGCAATCACAGGCATTCCATTTGGAATATATTTGAGCCAGAATTTCAATCTATTTCTTCCTTTTAAAATTTTGACGATAATTTCTATACTTACTATTTTTGCTATCATCGTTTGGATTCCACCAGTCAAAAAACATCTTCAAGAAAAAAGGAAGAAAAAGTTTAGTCTAAAACATATTACTCAAGTATTCCTAGACAACAATCAACTATTATCATTAATACTTGCTTTCTTATTGGTGTTTAGTCATCAGGTGGTGATAGTTTTTGTGGTGCCATATTTTGAAAACAATATTGGATTTAGCCAAAAATGGATACCAGTTATGTACTTAATTGGTGGAATTGTTACTGTAATTACATCACCAATAATTGGAAAAATGTCTGATAAGATAGGCAATAAGACAACATTTATTATTTTACTATTCTTATCTTTTATACCAATCATTCTTACCACACATATACAAAAAGCAACAATTCCAATAGTTATTATGATTTGTGCCACTTTTTTTATTTTTGCTGCAGGCAGAATGATTCCAGCATATACCATTATGTCTGGTGCAATGACTAAAGAAATGAGAGGCGCATTTATGAGTACAAGGTCAGCATTTTTGGAATTAGGTACCTTTGTGGCAACAACAATAAGTGGTTTTATTGTTACAATAGATAAAACAACAGGCATAGTATCAAACTATAAGACAGTAGGTTATATTTCAGTAATGGCAGGATTAATATGTTTATTGATTGTATTGAGAATAAGAATAGTATGCAAAGATTAA
- a CDS encoding biotin/lipoyl-binding protein: protein MKYNVLYNDEKVHQVAIENNTISIDGKPTEIDIVHIYQQKYHAIDDSKSYNIEVINADFANKVFNINVNGNEYTINLEDELDILLEQMGMSTHGSDKMDNVLAPMPGLVLNVFVEVGQEVQKGDNLLVLEAMKMENIIKATGTGKVKNIVVNQKQAVDKNQLLIEKE, encoded by the coding sequence ATGAAGTATAATGTGTTGTATAATGATGAGAAAGTACATCAAGTAGCAATTGAAAATAATACAATATCAATTGATGGAAAACCTACCGAAATAGATATTGTACATATATATCAACAAAAATATCATGCTATAGATGACTCCAAATCATATAATATTGAAGTGATAAACGCAGATTTTGCAAACAAAGTATTTAATATTAATGTAAATGGAAACGAGTACACGATAAACTTGGAAGATGAATTGGATATATTGTTGGAGCAAATGGGCATGAGCACGCATGGTAGTGATAAGATGGACAACGTGCTTGCGCCAATGCCAGGTTTGGTATTGAATGTATTTGTAGAAGTTGGTCAAGAAGTACAAAAAGGTGATAACCTATTGGTACTCGAAGCAATGAAAATGGAAAATATTATTAAAGCAACAGGCACTGGAAAAGTGAAAAATATTGTTGTAAATCAGAAACAAGCAGTAGATAAAAATCAGCTACTTATAGAAAAGGAATAA
- a CDS encoding LysM peptidoglycan-binding domain-containing protein, translating to MKNIFIILSFFIFLMNTNAQDKQHPDAIAYIEKYKDIAVAEMKRAKIPASITLAQGLYESGFGKSYLATNTNNHFGIKCHETWTGKTFKYTDDAPNECFRVYDNAEQSYIDHSEFLMNRKRYANLFTLDIKDYKAWAYELKAAGYATNPKYPENLIKYIELYELYKFDDGTHVSYQPVDVKKQKTDQFLSTPIKVEPPKEKVTEYVELNLPNQPNVGNEGKNKKQDNKKSVDEKKEVEKTTSTKPKTKKVYEHNKLKAVKMYNNESLQQVAQSLKIGVQDLMKYNDIKDENIVLDNQYLYVENKKTKSKTSTHKVKANDNMWSISQKYGVQLSSLLKMNQLENGEEPKVGSEIVLKGKIKNKPELRFDNEKNVEQKVEQKIKTYDDNLKEKKNTTTIKDTIYPKLSEKHKTSVDSNTILEWEDAKKLVEPNPVKPFPKTETAGSSYIIQETTVVKSEIDSLGNEKIISIEKISNQDKDIDYSKIPDALDVPKEGKHLVVKGDTLYNISNRYGITIANLIEWNNIQDNIIKLGTYLRIK from the coding sequence ATGAAAAATATATTCATAATACTTTCTTTTTTTATTTTCTTGATGAATACAAATGCACAAGATAAGCAACATCCAGATGCTATTGCATATATAGAAAAGTATAAAGATATAGCAGTTGCCGAAATGAAAAGAGCAAAAATTCCTGCAAGTATTACATTAGCACAAGGCTTGTACGAATCTGGCTTTGGAAAAAGTTATTTAGCAACAAACACCAACAATCATTTTGGCATAAAATGCCATGAAACATGGACAGGCAAAACTTTTAAATACACTGACGATGCACCCAATGAATGTTTTAGAGTGTACGACAATGCAGAGCAATCATATATTGACCATTCAGAATTTTTGATGAATAGAAAACGATATGCCAATTTATTTACATTAGATATTAAAGATTATAAAGCTTGGGCATACGAATTGAAAGCTGCTGGTTATGCCACAAATCCGAAGTATCCAGAAAATTTAATAAAATATATTGAGTTGTATGAGCTATATAAATTTGATGATGGTACGCATGTTTCATATCAACCAGTTGATGTAAAAAAACAAAAGACAGATCAATTTCTATCAACGCCAATAAAAGTAGAACCACCTAAGGAAAAAGTTACAGAATATGTAGAATTGAATTTGCCAAATCAGCCAAATGTTGGTAATGAGGGAAAGAATAAAAAACAGGACAACAAAAAATCAGTAGATGAGAAGAAAGAAGTAGAAAAAACAACATCTACTAAACCAAAAACAAAAAAAGTATATGAACACAATAAGCTAAAAGCAGTAAAAATGTACAACAATGAAAGCTTACAGCAAGTTGCACAGTCATTGAAAATAGGTGTACAAGATTTGATGAAATACAATGATATCAAAGACGAAAATATTGTTTTGGACAATCAATACTTATATGTAGAAAATAAAAAAACTAAATCTAAAACATCAACACACAAAGTAAAAGCAAATGACAATATGTGGTCTATATCTCAAAAATATGGTGTGCAATTGAGTAGCTTATTAAAGATGAACCAATTGGAAAATGGCGAAGAACCAAAAGTTGGCTCTGAAATTGTGTTGAAAGGTAAAATTAAAAACAAACCAGAATTAAGATTTGACAACGAAAAAAATGTAGAACAAAAAGTGGAACAGAAAATAAAAACTTATGATGATAACTTAAAAGAAAAGAAAAACACAACTACAATAAAAGATACTATTTATCCTAAGTTATCAGAAAAGCATAAAACTTCTGTAGATAGCAATACTATTTTAGAATGGGAAGATGCCAAAAAATTAGTTGAACCAAATCCAGTAAAACCTTTTCCAAAAACTGAGACAGCAGGTTCATCATATATTATTCAAGAAACAACTGTTGTAAAATCAGAAATAGATTCTTTAGGAAATGAAAAAATAATAAGTATTGAAAAGATAAGTAATCAAGATAAAGACATAGATTATAGTAAAATTCCTGATGCACTTGACGTGCCGAAAGAAGGCAAGCATTTAGTAGTAAAAGGCGATACATTGTACAATATTAGCAATAGATATGGCATTACAATTGCAAACTTAATTGAGTGGAATAATATTCAAGATAATATCATAAAACTAGGCACTTATTTAAGAATAAAATAG
- a CDS encoding ribonuclease H-like domain-containing protein, translating into MLQIPNINNLIFIDIETVPREKNLELLSSYEQLLWEEKRGKNRTEQETPAEFYFNNAGILAEFGKIVCISIGTVSNDGLFNQFTAKSFYGDDEQEILANFTAFLNKASKQNPGINLCGHNIKEFDIPYICRRCLMNNQKIPDLLLSLQNKKPWENGSLDSMDLWKFGDYKNYISLKLLAHCLGIPSPKDDISGKDVGKTYWYENGLERIKTYCEKDVLTVANIILKLKGLNLIDG; encoded by the coding sequence ATGCTTCAAATTCCTAATATCAACAATTTGATTTTCATAGATATAGAAACCGTACCTAGAGAAAAGAACCTAGAATTACTTAGTAGTTACGAGCAATTGCTATGGGAAGAAAAAAGAGGAAAAAACAGAACTGAACAAGAAACACCTGCAGAATTTTATTTTAATAATGCTGGCATTTTAGCAGAATTTGGAAAGATAGTTTGCATTTCTATTGGCACAGTATCCAACGATGGATTGTTCAATCAATTTACTGCCAAATCTTTTTATGGTGATGATGAACAAGAAATATTAGCAAATTTTACTGCATTTCTAAACAAAGCGTCAAAACAAAACCCTGGAATAAATTTGTGTGGGCACAATATAAAAGAATTTGACATACCATACATTTGTCGAAGATGCCTTATGAACAATCAAAAAATTCCTGATTTACTACTTAGTCTACAAAACAAAAAACCATGGGAAAATGGCTCTTTAGATTCTATGGATTTGTGGAAATTTGGAGATTATAAAAATTATATTTCATTAAAATTATTAGCACACTGTTTAGGTATTCCATCGCCAAAAGACGATATTTCTGGCAAAGATGTTGGGAAAACATATTGGTACGAAAACGGATTGGAGCGTATAAAAACCTACTGCGAAAAAGATGTACTAACTGTAGCAAATATCATCTTGAAACTAAAAGGTTTGAATTTGATTGATGGATAA
- the accC gene encoding acetyl-CoA carboxylase biotin carboxylase subunit, which translates to MSIQKILIANRGEIALRVIRACKELNIKTVAVYSTADKDSLRIKSADEAYCIGAPQSKLSYLNIDSVLQTAILSKADAIHPGYGFLAENENFARRCEEHNIKFIGPKPSQIAAMGDKITAKSTMIKAKVPVIPGSDGLITDIDAGKKLAEEIGYPIILKATAGGGGKGMRIVWEASEFEENLSRAQTEAGASFGNAGMYLEKYIEEPRHIEVQVAGDQYGNAAHFSERDCSIQRRHQKLVEESPSPFVDDALREKLGKAATNAVKAIQYEGVGTIEFLVDKYKNFYFMEMNTRIQVEHPVTEEVVDVDLIQLQIEIANGKKLEQKAYLPTHHAIECRINAEDPLDNFKPSAGKITNYIPSGGIGVRIDTHIYPNYSIPPFYDSMIAKLIVKAKTRQEAIQKMKRALNEMKIEGIKTTIPFHLKLMENVDFVNGNFTTKFLEEQEFDYSDFE; encoded by the coding sequence ATGAGCATACAAAAGATATTAATTGCAAATAGAGGAGAAATTGCACTTAGAGTAATTAGAGCATGTAAAGAGCTAAATATAAAAACTGTAGCAGTATATTCTACAGCAGATAAAGATAGTTTGCGTATAAAGTCAGCTGATGAAGCTTATTGTATCGGTGCACCTCAAAGTAAATTATCTTACTTAAATATAGATTCCGTTCTGCAAACTGCAATTCTATCAAAAGCTGATGCCATACATCCAGGTTATGGATTTTTGGCAGAAAATGAAAATTTTGCAAGAAGATGCGAAGAACATAATATAAAATTTATTGGGCCAAAACCATCGCAAATTGCAGCCATGGGCGACAAAATTACTGCAAAATCTACCATGATAAAAGCAAAAGTACCTGTTATTCCTGGCTCGGATGGATTGATAACAGACATTGATGCAGGCAAGAAATTGGCAGAAGAAATAGGCTATCCAATCATATTAAAAGCAACTGCTGGTGGTGGTGGCAAAGGCATGCGCATTGTTTGGGAAGCATCAGAGTTTGAAGAAAATTTGTCTCGTGCGCAAACAGAAGCTGGAGCATCTTTTGGAAATGCTGGCATGTACCTAGAAAAATATATTGAAGAACCAAGGCATATTGAAGTACAAGTGGCTGGCGACCAATACGGCAATGCGGCACATTTTAGCGAAAGAGATTGTTCTATACAAAGAAGACATCAAAAGCTGGTAGAAGAAAGTCCATCACCATTTGTAGATGATGCTCTGAGAGAAAAACTAGGAAAAGCTGCAACGAATGCAGTAAAAGCTATACAATACGAAGGTGTTGGTACTATAGAATTTTTGGTAGATAAATACAAGAATTTCTATTTTATGGAAATGAATACACGTATACAAGTAGAACATCCAGTTACAGAAGAAGTAGTAGATGTAGATTTAATTCAATTGCAAATAGAAATTGCAAATGGTAAGAAACTAGAACAGAAAGCATATTTACCAACACATCATGCTATTGAATGTAGAATAAATGCAGAAGATCCGCTAGATAATTTTAAACCATCAGCGGGAAAAATAACAAACTATATACCAAGTGGTGGCATTGGCGTACGTATTGACACACATATTTATCCAAATTATTCTATTCCTCCTTTTTATGATTCGATGATTGCAAAACTAATTGTAAAAGCAAAAACAAGACAAGAAGCCATTCAAAAAATGAAAAGAGCTTTGAATGAAATGAAAATTGAAGGCATAAAAACAACTATTCCATTTCATCTAAAATTGATGGAGAATGTTGATTTTGTGAATGGAAATTTTACAACTAAATTTTTAGAAGAACAAGAATTTGACTATTCTGATTTTGAATAA
- a CDS encoding crotonase/enoyl-CoA hydratase family protein yields MNEYKYFELNIENKIAHLRINRADKANSLNEEAWQELQSALNYCDDTPEVRVIIFSGNGDKIFCGGIDVNMLFSINQRANAKCEGRKREQFKKILFDFQEIVSTFEKISKPVLSAVHGGCIGAGLDMIAATDMRYCTSNAYFCIKEIDLGMVADIGTLQRLPKIIPDGLARELAYTGRNLTATEALQAGLVNKVYANKTEMLEGVTEIAQLIASKSPISVRGSKRNLVYSRDHTVTDSLEFMANWNAAHFFSNDLMAAFQAKMSKSNPIFED; encoded by the coding sequence ATGAATGAATACAAATATTTTGAATTAAACATTGAAAATAAGATTGCTCATCTTAGAATTAATAGAGCAGATAAAGCTAATTCTTTAAACGAAGAAGCATGGCAAGAACTACAATCAGCATTGAATTATTGTGATGACACACCAGAAGTAAGAGTGATAATTTTTAGTGGAAATGGCGATAAGATATTTTGTGGAGGAATTGATGTAAATATGCTTTTTTCTATCAATCAGAGAGCAAATGCAAAGTGCGAAGGAAGAAAAAGAGAACAATTCAAAAAAATATTATTTGACTTTCAAGAAATTGTAAGCACATTCGAGAAAATATCTAAGCCAGTATTGTCTGCAGTACATGGAGGATGTATTGGTGCTGGTTTGGATATGATTGCAGCAACTGATATGCGATATTGCACAAGTAATGCCTATTTTTGTATAAAAGAAATAGATTTAGGTATGGTTGCAGATATTGGCACACTACAAAGATTACCAAAAATTATTCCTGATGGACTTGCAAGAGAATTAGCATACACAGGCAGAAACCTTACAGCTACTGAAGCATTACAAGCAGGATTAGTGAATAAAGTATATGCCAACAAAACAGAGATGTTGGAAGGTGTGACTGAAATTGCACAACTAATTGCAAGCAAATCTCCAATTTCTGTTCGTGGCTCAAAACGAAATTTAGTTTATTCAAGAGACCATACAGTTACAGATAGTTTAGAGTTTATGGCAAACTGGAATGCAGCACATTTTTTCTCTAATGATTTGATGGCAGCATTCCAAGCAAAAATGAGTAAATCCAATCCAATATTTGAAGACTAA